From one Triticum urartu cultivar G1812 chromosome 3, Tu2.1, whole genome shotgun sequence genomic stretch:
- the LOC125547742 gene encoding uncharacterized protein LOC125547742, whose translation MPRRRSPPWPAPSTSKSSPNLTPSTFSLGGRRSWGWHCPLRRPTADHGLPFYIHWPCAGSGEQRQRGYLPHSQTEHGSDEHGNVTTAVKAGVRLEIPNRAVLDSKGLTVKQEEHATDSDVEAAYTPQAHATYNNHNQFLCKKHKQPFEYIDRPLSSDWIPDYK comes from the exons ATGCCGCGCCGCCGCAGCCCACCATGGCCCGCCCCCTCCACCTCCAAGTCTTCCCCCAATCTAACACCTTCCACCTTCTCTCTCGGGGGCCGGCGATCATGGGGATGGCACTGCCCATTGCGACGACCCACCGCAGATCACGGCCTCCCGTTCTATATCCATTGGCCCTGTGCCGGATCCGGCGAGCAACGACAACGTGGATACCTACCTCACTCCCAGACTGAACATGGATCCGACGAGCAC GGCAATGTGACCACCGCAGTCAAGGCTGGAGTCAGGTTGGAAATCCCAAACAGGGCTGTGCTCGATAGCAAG GGGCTCACAGTTAAACAAGAAGAACATGCTACAGACAGTGATGTTGAGGCTGCCTATACACCACAGGCCCATGCCACCTACAACAATCACA ACCAGTTCCTCTGTAAAAAGCACAAGCAGCCATTTGAGTACATCGACCGGCCCTTGTCATCGGATTGGATCCCAGATTATAAATGA